Proteins encoded within one genomic window of Cydia pomonella isolate Wapato2018A chromosome 12, ilCydPomo1, whole genome shotgun sequence:
- the LOC133523440 gene encoding breast cancer anti-estrogen resistance protein 1 isoform X1 codes for MPDTVNIRVYISNVYKSCKGCYLRSIKPAQPKRCMARALYDNIAESPDELAFRRGDLLTVLEQNTGGSEGWWLCSLRGRQGICPGNRLRIVAGVFDASAALQRRRARTPAPVAHQPLPAQQSPAFTKIEECSHYDVPRAPMPVQRIGNYDSPRPIGDWYDAPRAPRPASADSACSGTGSLTSATSSASANSGSSAHSSTYDVPRSRALPLPCDAALEALERLQEEASAAVSRLLSYVTPGWRRRGALRPRVLDVRVAGARLRAALHDLAVFADATLANAHDAQDKGIAVKLRPLVKALKDAERITHEATSALDAGDWAPERLEREREPTDGTQDALDQLVACARSLTEDVRRAASFIHGNASLLFRRSAGTVPEHEWTEEYDYVRLESRTAVGRRNAEIRAALPDKLRASFDALVRDADHAGEVSAVAAATRLPADDRQLAAFYAAQAATYGAHLATAVEAFLRTVEMGQPPDVFLAHGKFVVLSAHRIVHVGDTVHRSAQHAGLKSRALRCSDALSDALAATVAKTKSAAQQFPCASAVAEMAEAARTLAARAQELRRVLVRAADPPADTPLTPATAVAPSAPTTPLTPCTPHNPTPPSLATLQI; via the exons ATGCCAGACACAGTGAATATTCGCGTTTATATTTCGAACGTGTACAAAAGCTGCAAGGGATGCTATCTGAGAAGTATAAAGCCGGCGCAGCCGAAAAGG TGCATGGCGCGAGCATTGTACGACAACATAGCTGAGTCGCCCGACGAGTTGGCGTTCCGGCGCGGCGACCTGCTGACCGTGCTGGAGCAGAATACGGGCGGCAGCGAGGGCTGGTGGCTGTGCTCGCTCAGAGGACGCCAG GGAATATGCCCGGGCAACCGCCTGCGTATCGTAGCGGGCGTATTCGACGCAAGCGCGGCGTtgcagcggcggcgcgcgcgcacccCCGCGCCTGTTGCGCACCAACCACTGCCGGCGCAGCAGTCCCCGGCGTTCACTAAG ATAGAAGAATGCTCACATTACGATGTGCCTCGCGCGCCCATGCCAGTGCAGAGGATTGGCAACTATGACTCCCCAAGGCCCATCGGTGACTG GTATGATGCGCCGCGCGCGCCCCGTCCTGCCAGCGCAGACTCAGCGTGCAGCGGCACCGGCTCCCTCACATCGGCTACATCCAGTGCATCCGCCAACTCGGGCAGCTCCGCACACTCGAGCACGTATGACGTGCCGCGGTCGCGCGCCCTGCCGCTGCCCTGTGATGCGGCGCTTGAGGCTTTGGAGAGATTACAG GAGGAAGCGTCAGCGGCAGTGTCTCGGCTGCTGTCGTACGTGACGCCGGgctggcggcggcgcggcgcgctgCGGCCGCGCGTGCTGGACGTGCGCGTGGCGGGCGCGCGCCTGCGCGCCGCGCTGCACGACCTCGCCGTGTTCGCGGATGCCACGCTCGCCAACGCGCATGATGCGCAGGACAAAG GCATCGCAGTAAAGCTACGGCCATTAGTAAAAGCCCTGAAGGACGCGGAGCGCATAACGCACGAGGCGACATCAGCGCTAGACGCGGGCGACTGGGCGCCCGAGCGGTTAGAACGCGAGCGAGAACCAACAGACGGGACGCAAGATGCCCTGGACCAGCTGGTAGCCTGCGCGAGGTCCTTGACAGAGGATGTGAGACGAGCGGCTTCATTTATACATGGGAATGCGTCGCTGTTATTCAG GCGGTCAGCGGGCACTGTTCCAGAGCACGAATGGACGGAAGAATACGACTACGTCCGCCTAGAATCGCGTACGGCGGTGGGGCGGCGGAACGCCGAAATCCGCGCTGCGCTACCTGACAAGCTACGGGCGTCCTTCGACGCGCTTGTGAGGGACGCCGACCATGCTGGCgag GTCAGCGCAGTAGCAGCAGCGACGCGGCTGCCCGCCGACGACCGTCAGCTCGCCGCGTTCTACGCGGCGCAGGCGGCCACGTACGGAGCGCACCTCGCCACCGCCGTCGAAGCATTCTTACGGACTGTGGAAATGGGCCAGCCGCCTGATGTTTTCCTCGCGCATGGAAAGTTCGTCGTGCTCAGCGCGCACCGGATTGTGCACGTCGGGGATACGGTCCATCG GAGCGCCCAACACGCCGGCTTAAAGTCACGAGCTCTCCGATGTTCCGACGCGCTGTCTGACGCGCTCGCCGCCACCGTCGCCAAGACCAAATCCGCTGCTCAACAGTTCCCTTGTGCAAGCGCCGTGGCGGAGATGGCCGAGGCCGCGCGAACGTTAGCGGCGCGAGCACAGGAGTTAAGGCGGGTTCTGGTCCGCGCCGCCGACCCGCCGGCGGACACGCCGCTCACCCCCGCGACGGCCGTCGCCCCCTCCGCACCCACCACCCCTCTGACGCCCTGCACGCCGCACAACCCTACTCCACCTTCATTGGCCACTCTACAGATATAA
- the LOC133523440 gene encoding breast cancer anti-estrogen resistance protein 1 isoform X2 — MTTYGRWTLYDGGMENVQCMARALYDNIAESPDELAFRRGDLLTVLEQNTGGSEGWWLCSLRGRQGICPGNRLRIVAGVFDASAALQRRRARTPAPVAHQPLPAQQSPAFTKIEECSHYDVPRAPMPVQRIGNYDSPRPIGDWYDAPRAPRPASADSACSGTGSLTSATSSASANSGSSAHSSTYDVPRSRALPLPCDAALEALERLQEEASAAVSRLLSYVTPGWRRRGALRPRVLDVRVAGARLRAALHDLAVFADATLANAHDAQDKGIAVKLRPLVKALKDAERITHEATSALDAGDWAPERLEREREPTDGTQDALDQLVACARSLTEDVRRAASFIHGNASLLFRRSAGTVPEHEWTEEYDYVRLESRTAVGRRNAEIRAALPDKLRASFDALVRDADHAGEVSAVAAATRLPADDRQLAAFYAAQAATYGAHLATAVEAFLRTVEMGQPPDVFLAHGKFVVLSAHRIVHVGDTVHRSAQHAGLKSRALRCSDALSDALAATVAKTKSAAQQFPCASAVAEMAEAARTLAARAQELRRVLVRAADPPADTPLTPATAVAPSAPTTPLTPCTPHNPTPPSLATLQI, encoded by the exons TGCATGGCGCGAGCATTGTACGACAACATAGCTGAGTCGCCCGACGAGTTGGCGTTCCGGCGCGGCGACCTGCTGACCGTGCTGGAGCAGAATACGGGCGGCAGCGAGGGCTGGTGGCTGTGCTCGCTCAGAGGACGCCAG GGAATATGCCCGGGCAACCGCCTGCGTATCGTAGCGGGCGTATTCGACGCAAGCGCGGCGTtgcagcggcggcgcgcgcgcacccCCGCGCCTGTTGCGCACCAACCACTGCCGGCGCAGCAGTCCCCGGCGTTCACTAAG ATAGAAGAATGCTCACATTACGATGTGCCTCGCGCGCCCATGCCAGTGCAGAGGATTGGCAACTATGACTCCCCAAGGCCCATCGGTGACTG GTATGATGCGCCGCGCGCGCCCCGTCCTGCCAGCGCAGACTCAGCGTGCAGCGGCACCGGCTCCCTCACATCGGCTACATCCAGTGCATCCGCCAACTCGGGCAGCTCCGCACACTCGAGCACGTATGACGTGCCGCGGTCGCGCGCCCTGCCGCTGCCCTGTGATGCGGCGCTTGAGGCTTTGGAGAGATTACAG GAGGAAGCGTCAGCGGCAGTGTCTCGGCTGCTGTCGTACGTGACGCCGGgctggcggcggcgcggcgcgctgCGGCCGCGCGTGCTGGACGTGCGCGTGGCGGGCGCGCGCCTGCGCGCCGCGCTGCACGACCTCGCCGTGTTCGCGGATGCCACGCTCGCCAACGCGCATGATGCGCAGGACAAAG GCATCGCAGTAAAGCTACGGCCATTAGTAAAAGCCCTGAAGGACGCGGAGCGCATAACGCACGAGGCGACATCAGCGCTAGACGCGGGCGACTGGGCGCCCGAGCGGTTAGAACGCGAGCGAGAACCAACAGACGGGACGCAAGATGCCCTGGACCAGCTGGTAGCCTGCGCGAGGTCCTTGACAGAGGATGTGAGACGAGCGGCTTCATTTATACATGGGAATGCGTCGCTGTTATTCAG GCGGTCAGCGGGCACTGTTCCAGAGCACGAATGGACGGAAGAATACGACTACGTCCGCCTAGAATCGCGTACGGCGGTGGGGCGGCGGAACGCCGAAATCCGCGCTGCGCTACCTGACAAGCTACGGGCGTCCTTCGACGCGCTTGTGAGGGACGCCGACCATGCTGGCgag GTCAGCGCAGTAGCAGCAGCGACGCGGCTGCCCGCCGACGACCGTCAGCTCGCCGCGTTCTACGCGGCGCAGGCGGCCACGTACGGAGCGCACCTCGCCACCGCCGTCGAAGCATTCTTACGGACTGTGGAAATGGGCCAGCCGCCTGATGTTTTCCTCGCGCATGGAAAGTTCGTCGTGCTCAGCGCGCACCGGATTGTGCACGTCGGGGATACGGTCCATCG GAGCGCCCAACACGCCGGCTTAAAGTCACGAGCTCTCCGATGTTCCGACGCGCTGTCTGACGCGCTCGCCGCCACCGTCGCCAAGACCAAATCCGCTGCTCAACAGTTCCCTTGTGCAAGCGCCGTGGCGGAGATGGCCGAGGCCGCGCGAACGTTAGCGGCGCGAGCACAGGAGTTAAGGCGGGTTCTGGTCCGCGCCGCCGACCCGCCGGCGGACACGCCGCTCACCCCCGCGACGGCCGTCGCCCCCTCCGCACCCACCACCCCTCTGACGCCCTGCACGCCGCACAACCCTACTCCACCTTCATTGGCCACTCTACAGATATAA
- the LOC133523440 gene encoding breast cancer anti-estrogen resistance protein 1 isoform X3: MSIPLGRETVLPTQCMARALYDNIAESPDELAFRRGDLLTVLEQNTGGSEGWWLCSLRGRQGICPGNRLRIVAGVFDASAALQRRRARTPAPVAHQPLPAQQSPAFTKIEECSHYDVPRAPMPVQRIGNYDSPRPIGDWYDAPRAPRPASADSACSGTGSLTSATSSASANSGSSAHSSTYDVPRSRALPLPCDAALEALERLQEEASAAVSRLLSYVTPGWRRRGALRPRVLDVRVAGARLRAALHDLAVFADATLANAHDAQDKGIAVKLRPLVKALKDAERITHEATSALDAGDWAPERLEREREPTDGTQDALDQLVACARSLTEDVRRAASFIHGNASLLFRRSAGTVPEHEWTEEYDYVRLESRTAVGRRNAEIRAALPDKLRASFDALVRDADHAGEVSAVAAATRLPADDRQLAAFYAAQAATYGAHLATAVEAFLRTVEMGQPPDVFLAHGKFVVLSAHRIVHVGDTVHRSAQHAGLKSRALRCSDALSDALAATVAKTKSAAQQFPCASAVAEMAEAARTLAARAQELRRVLVRAADPPADTPLTPATAVAPSAPTTPLTPCTPHNPTPPSLATLQI, translated from the exons TGCATGGCGCGAGCATTGTACGACAACATAGCTGAGTCGCCCGACGAGTTGGCGTTCCGGCGCGGCGACCTGCTGACCGTGCTGGAGCAGAATACGGGCGGCAGCGAGGGCTGGTGGCTGTGCTCGCTCAGAGGACGCCAG GGAATATGCCCGGGCAACCGCCTGCGTATCGTAGCGGGCGTATTCGACGCAAGCGCGGCGTtgcagcggcggcgcgcgcgcacccCCGCGCCTGTTGCGCACCAACCACTGCCGGCGCAGCAGTCCCCGGCGTTCACTAAG ATAGAAGAATGCTCACATTACGATGTGCCTCGCGCGCCCATGCCAGTGCAGAGGATTGGCAACTATGACTCCCCAAGGCCCATCGGTGACTG GTATGATGCGCCGCGCGCGCCCCGTCCTGCCAGCGCAGACTCAGCGTGCAGCGGCACCGGCTCCCTCACATCGGCTACATCCAGTGCATCCGCCAACTCGGGCAGCTCCGCACACTCGAGCACGTATGACGTGCCGCGGTCGCGCGCCCTGCCGCTGCCCTGTGATGCGGCGCTTGAGGCTTTGGAGAGATTACAG GAGGAAGCGTCAGCGGCAGTGTCTCGGCTGCTGTCGTACGTGACGCCGGgctggcggcggcgcggcgcgctgCGGCCGCGCGTGCTGGACGTGCGCGTGGCGGGCGCGCGCCTGCGCGCCGCGCTGCACGACCTCGCCGTGTTCGCGGATGCCACGCTCGCCAACGCGCATGATGCGCAGGACAAAG GCATCGCAGTAAAGCTACGGCCATTAGTAAAAGCCCTGAAGGACGCGGAGCGCATAACGCACGAGGCGACATCAGCGCTAGACGCGGGCGACTGGGCGCCCGAGCGGTTAGAACGCGAGCGAGAACCAACAGACGGGACGCAAGATGCCCTGGACCAGCTGGTAGCCTGCGCGAGGTCCTTGACAGAGGATGTGAGACGAGCGGCTTCATTTATACATGGGAATGCGTCGCTGTTATTCAG GCGGTCAGCGGGCACTGTTCCAGAGCACGAATGGACGGAAGAATACGACTACGTCCGCCTAGAATCGCGTACGGCGGTGGGGCGGCGGAACGCCGAAATCCGCGCTGCGCTACCTGACAAGCTACGGGCGTCCTTCGACGCGCTTGTGAGGGACGCCGACCATGCTGGCgag GTCAGCGCAGTAGCAGCAGCGACGCGGCTGCCCGCCGACGACCGTCAGCTCGCCGCGTTCTACGCGGCGCAGGCGGCCACGTACGGAGCGCACCTCGCCACCGCCGTCGAAGCATTCTTACGGACTGTGGAAATGGGCCAGCCGCCTGATGTTTTCCTCGCGCATGGAAAGTTCGTCGTGCTCAGCGCGCACCGGATTGTGCACGTCGGGGATACGGTCCATCG GAGCGCCCAACACGCCGGCTTAAAGTCACGAGCTCTCCGATGTTCCGACGCGCTGTCTGACGCGCTCGCCGCCACCGTCGCCAAGACCAAATCCGCTGCTCAACAGTTCCCTTGTGCAAGCGCCGTGGCGGAGATGGCCGAGGCCGCGCGAACGTTAGCGGCGCGAGCACAGGAGTTAAGGCGGGTTCTGGTCCGCGCCGCCGACCCGCCGGCGGACACGCCGCTCACCCCCGCGACGGCCGTCGCCCCCTCCGCACCCACCACCCCTCTGACGCCCTGCACGCCGCACAACCCTACTCCACCTTCATTGGCCACTCTACAGATATAA
- the LOC133523440 gene encoding breast cancer anti-estrogen resistance protein 1 isoform X4: MQHRQCMARALYDNIAESPDELAFRRGDLLTVLEQNTGGSEGWWLCSLRGRQGICPGNRLRIVAGVFDASAALQRRRARTPAPVAHQPLPAQQSPAFTKIEECSHYDVPRAPMPVQRIGNYDSPRPIGDWYDAPRAPRPASADSACSGTGSLTSATSSASANSGSSAHSSTYDVPRSRALPLPCDAALEALERLQEEASAAVSRLLSYVTPGWRRRGALRPRVLDVRVAGARLRAALHDLAVFADATLANAHDAQDKGIAVKLRPLVKALKDAERITHEATSALDAGDWAPERLEREREPTDGTQDALDQLVACARSLTEDVRRAASFIHGNASLLFRRSAGTVPEHEWTEEYDYVRLESRTAVGRRNAEIRAALPDKLRASFDALVRDADHAGEVSAVAAATRLPADDRQLAAFYAAQAATYGAHLATAVEAFLRTVEMGQPPDVFLAHGKFVVLSAHRIVHVGDTVHRSAQHAGLKSRALRCSDALSDALAATVAKTKSAAQQFPCASAVAEMAEAARTLAARAQELRRVLVRAADPPADTPLTPATAVAPSAPTTPLTPCTPHNPTPPSLATLQI, translated from the exons TGCATGGCGCGAGCATTGTACGACAACATAGCTGAGTCGCCCGACGAGTTGGCGTTCCGGCGCGGCGACCTGCTGACCGTGCTGGAGCAGAATACGGGCGGCAGCGAGGGCTGGTGGCTGTGCTCGCTCAGAGGACGCCAG GGAATATGCCCGGGCAACCGCCTGCGTATCGTAGCGGGCGTATTCGACGCAAGCGCGGCGTtgcagcggcggcgcgcgcgcacccCCGCGCCTGTTGCGCACCAACCACTGCCGGCGCAGCAGTCCCCGGCGTTCACTAAG ATAGAAGAATGCTCACATTACGATGTGCCTCGCGCGCCCATGCCAGTGCAGAGGATTGGCAACTATGACTCCCCAAGGCCCATCGGTGACTG GTATGATGCGCCGCGCGCGCCCCGTCCTGCCAGCGCAGACTCAGCGTGCAGCGGCACCGGCTCCCTCACATCGGCTACATCCAGTGCATCCGCCAACTCGGGCAGCTCCGCACACTCGAGCACGTATGACGTGCCGCGGTCGCGCGCCCTGCCGCTGCCCTGTGATGCGGCGCTTGAGGCTTTGGAGAGATTACAG GAGGAAGCGTCAGCGGCAGTGTCTCGGCTGCTGTCGTACGTGACGCCGGgctggcggcggcgcggcgcgctgCGGCCGCGCGTGCTGGACGTGCGCGTGGCGGGCGCGCGCCTGCGCGCCGCGCTGCACGACCTCGCCGTGTTCGCGGATGCCACGCTCGCCAACGCGCATGATGCGCAGGACAAAG GCATCGCAGTAAAGCTACGGCCATTAGTAAAAGCCCTGAAGGACGCGGAGCGCATAACGCACGAGGCGACATCAGCGCTAGACGCGGGCGACTGGGCGCCCGAGCGGTTAGAACGCGAGCGAGAACCAACAGACGGGACGCAAGATGCCCTGGACCAGCTGGTAGCCTGCGCGAGGTCCTTGACAGAGGATGTGAGACGAGCGGCTTCATTTATACATGGGAATGCGTCGCTGTTATTCAG GCGGTCAGCGGGCACTGTTCCAGAGCACGAATGGACGGAAGAATACGACTACGTCCGCCTAGAATCGCGTACGGCGGTGGGGCGGCGGAACGCCGAAATCCGCGCTGCGCTACCTGACAAGCTACGGGCGTCCTTCGACGCGCTTGTGAGGGACGCCGACCATGCTGGCgag GTCAGCGCAGTAGCAGCAGCGACGCGGCTGCCCGCCGACGACCGTCAGCTCGCCGCGTTCTACGCGGCGCAGGCGGCCACGTACGGAGCGCACCTCGCCACCGCCGTCGAAGCATTCTTACGGACTGTGGAAATGGGCCAGCCGCCTGATGTTTTCCTCGCGCATGGAAAGTTCGTCGTGCTCAGCGCGCACCGGATTGTGCACGTCGGGGATACGGTCCATCG GAGCGCCCAACACGCCGGCTTAAAGTCACGAGCTCTCCGATGTTCCGACGCGCTGTCTGACGCGCTCGCCGCCACCGTCGCCAAGACCAAATCCGCTGCTCAACAGTTCCCTTGTGCAAGCGCCGTGGCGGAGATGGCCGAGGCCGCGCGAACGTTAGCGGCGCGAGCACAGGAGTTAAGGCGGGTTCTGGTCCGCGCCGCCGACCCGCCGGCGGACACGCCGCTCACCCCCGCGACGGCCGTCGCCCCCTCCGCACCCACCACCCCTCTGACGCCCTGCACGCCGCACAACCCTACTCCACCTTCATTGGCCACTCTACAGATATAA